The proteins below are encoded in one region of Malaclemys terrapin pileata isolate rMalTer1 chromosome 8, rMalTer1.hap1, whole genome shotgun sequence:
- the EGR1 gene encoding early growth response protein 1, with protein MAAAKAEMQLLPQLQISDPFGSFPHSPPTMDSNYPKLEEMMLLSGGGPQFLTSSGAPESSGFNPPGEQHFEHLPADTFPEISLNNEKSLAETSYPNQTSRLPPITYTGRFSLEPAPNSSNTLWPEPLFSLVSGLVGMANLPTTSTPSSSPTSSSSQTPPLSCSVQASDNSPIYSAAPTFPNSSSEIFPEQQTQSFPNAPSTSLQYPPPAYPAAKTNFQVPMIPDYLFPQQQGESLSLVPADQKPFPTLESRPQQPSLTPLSTIKAFATQTGSQDPKTLNTTYQSQLIKPSRIRKYPNRPSKTPPHERPYACPVESCDRRFSRSDELTRHIRIHTGQKPFQCRICMRNFSRSDHLTTHIRTHTGEKPFACDICGRKFARSDERKRHTKIHLRQKDKKAEKATPASAASQISTYSSPMTTSFPSPATTTYPSPVPTSYSSPVSSSYPSPAHTTFPSPSVATTYPSVTATFQAQVSTTFPSPGITNSFNSQGTSALSEMSSTFSPRTIEIC; from the exons ATGGCCGCGGCCAAGGCGGAGATGCAGCTCCTACCACAGCTGCAGATCTCTGACCCCTTCGGCTCCTTTCCACACTCGCCCCCCACCATGGACAGTAACTACCCCAAGCTGGAAGAGATGATGCTGCTCAGCGGCGGGGGTCCCCAGTTCCTCACCTCCAGCGGGGCCCCTGAAAGCAGCGGTTTCAACCCCCCCGGAGAACAGCACTTCGAGCACCTTCCTGCAG ACACGTTTCCCGAGATCTCTTTAAATAATGAGAAATCCTTGGCAGAAACCAGCTACCCCAATCAGACAAGCCGGCTGCCGCCTATAACCTACACGGGCCGCTTCTCTCTGGAACCAGCCCCCAACAGCAGCAACACTCTCTGGCCAGAGCCTCTGTTCAGCCTTGTTAGTGGGCTGGTGGGCATGGCTAACCTACCCACCACTTCTACACCTTCTTCATCACCAACCTCCTCATCCTCACAGACCCCGCCCCTGAGCTGCTCTGTCCAGGCCAGCGACAACAGCCCGATCTATTCAGCGGCACCAACATTTCCTAATTCTAGCTCTGAGATTTTCCCTGAGCAGCAAACCCAGTCCTTCCCAAACGCTCCCAGTACCTCTCTCCAGTACCCTCCCCCGGCTTATCCGGCTGCTAAAACCAACTTCCAGGTGCCAATGATTCCGGACTACTTATTCCCCCAGCAACAGGGGGAATCTCTCAGCCTGGTCCCAGCTGATCAGAAACCATTTCCAACGCTAGAATCCAGACCCCAGCAGCCCTCTCTCACACCTCTCTCCACTATCAAAGCTTTTGCTACCCAGACTGGGTCCCAAGATCCGAAGACGCTAAACACTACGTATCAGTCGCAGCTAATCAAGCCAAGCAGGATAAGAAAATACCCCAACCGACCTAGCAAGACCCCTCCCCACGAGAGACCCTACGCATGCCCAGTGGAGTCCTGTGACAGGAGGTTTTCCAGATCTGATGAGCTGACCCGGCACATTCGGATTCACACAGGACAAAAACCTTTTCAGTGCCGTATTTGTATGAGGAATTTCAGCAGAAGCGATCACTTGACCACTCATATCCGAACCCACACCGGGGAGAAGCCATTTGCCTGTGATATTTGTGGTAGAAAGTTTGCCAGAAGCGATGAGAGGAAGAGACACACTAAAATTCACCTGAGACAGAAGGACAAGAAAGCAGAAAAGGCAACTCCAGCCTCTGCTGCTTCTCAGATTTCCACCTACTCCTCTCCAATGACAACTTCCTTCCCATCTCCAGCCACCACCACTTACCCATCTCCAGTGCCTACATCATATTCCTCCCCAGTGTCTTCTTCCTATCCATCTCCAGCACACAccactttcccttccccctcagtAGCAACTACATATCCTTCTGTTACTGCCACCTTTCAGGCCCAAGTATCTACCACTTTCCCCTCTCCAGGGATTACCAATTCTTTCAATTCACAAGGGACTTCAGCACTTTCAGAAATGTCATCAACTTTTTCTCCAAGGACAATTGAAATTTGTTGA